AATATGCGCCGGCAAGCAACGGTTTGCCGAGATCATTCCAGAATGCGCGAGACAAAGCAAGTCCTGAAATATGGTGAGAAATCGCAGGAATCGAAGATGCGCCGGATTCTGCCATATAGTGCGGTTCACTTGATTGCTGAGATTCGCTTGATTTCGGTGAATGCTGAGATTTCAAGGATTCTTGCGATTCTTGATATTCTTGCGATTCCTGCGTTTTATGAGATGATGGCATGCGCTTATGCAACGCCTGTTTTGCCGCTTCAAGATTGGCTGCAGTCGTGTGATAGTAGTCGGTGTTGCGTCCGTAGCATTCTTCAATCACACTCAACGCATGCTCATAACCGGAAACTGCATCCTGCAGGCGGCCGGCCATATAGCAGGCCTGCGCATAGCCGGCCAGCGCCGAAGCATAATGCGCACTATGTTCCAAATGCCCGGTACGGTAGATTGTCAACGCTTTCTGAGCGTGCTGTATGGCGTCGCTCGCCCAATACCGGCCCATCTGCAGGAGCAGCAACGCAAGATTGGTGTGCGTGGAGGCGACGTCTATGTCAGCGCTCGCATCGGGGGAAGATTGCTCCAACAGGTCCAGCGCCTGTTCCAGCTCGCGCTTCGCCTGATTGAGACGACCGGTTTCGCTGTACAACATGGACATATTGTTGTGCAGCGCGGCCAGGCGTCGGTCGGTGGGGGAGAAGACGGACGTGGCCGCGTCAAGCGCCTGACGGTACAGCTGTTCGGCCTCCTCGTACCGGCCTGCGGCTCGCATGCCCGTGGCCACGTTGATTAGCGTCGTAGCCCACGCCTGCGGGTCGATTTCCTGAAGATGCAAATGATCCGCAATGCTTAACGATTCGCGGATAATCGGCAGATTGTCGGTATGTCGACCTTGCGAACGGTAAAACCCTATCGTTTCGTTCAAGACCGTCAGCAAACCGGCGTCATTATGACTGTGTTCGGCTTCGGTCCGCGCCTTCTGCAGATACGGTTCAGCCTGTTCAGGAGCCTTATGCGCATCGAAAATCGCATCAAGACCACGCAAAAATCGCTGTACATCAAACGTTGCGCATCCGTCATCGCAATTATTCATATTCAGATTGACATCACTGTCTGCCATCGCAATCCCTTCATCGGTGACTTCCATCATCTCCCGAACCGCAGACGGCATCGCAGACGGCGAAACAACGAAAGATGGGGAACATGCGATACGTCGTACAAAGAACAACGGGATATCTCATCACAATAATTGTGATGAGATATCCCGTTACATAACAGAAATAATCGAAATAACTGACTGTCGAATGTCAGACATGCACTTCGCGCATACGCTCCGTAGCACCCGTATGCGTTTCGTAACGACGCGAATAGGTGACCAGCATAATCACCGCGATCAAAGCGATCGGAGCACCGGCCAAACCGGTGTAATGGTAGTTCATGGTGTTTGCCGTCAATGCGGCACCACCAACGATCGAACCAACCGCATTGCCAAAATTGAACGCGATCTGCACGGCCGCGCCCGCAATCAGCTCGCCGCCGCCCTCACCGGCCTGCACCATCAGCAGCTGCTGTGGAGACGAGTTGAAGAACAGTGCGAAACCAATCAGGAATGTCAGCAGAGCGGTGGTCACATGATTGCCAGGAACAAAGAACACCAACAGCAAACCAACCGTGGCGATGGCCTGCGAAAGCCCGGCGGTGGCACCAGGCTTCCACAAATCAGTCAAACGGCCGCCCGCAATACCACCGATCACCATGCCGAAACCGGCAAGCACCATTAACAGGGGAACCAGCGAAGAATCCCATCCACCGACCTTCTGCAGCCACGGCGAAACGTAGCTCCACCAGCAGAAAATACCGGAATTACCGCAGAACACCGCCATGAGAATAAACCACGGACCGGCGTGAGTGAGGAAACGGAACTGCCCCTTAATGCCAGCGTCCTTGATCGGCGCGACGAACGGCACCCACGCAATCACCAACATCATCGTCATCAACGCCCAAGCGGCAAGAATCGCAAACGCCAAACGCCACGACAGCATTTCCGAAAGCAATGTGCCCGCAGGCACACCCAACATATTGGCCACCGTCTGACCCGTCACCATCATTGACACGGACTGCGCTTCCTTGCCCTTATCGGCCAACGTCTTGGCAATCAGCGTGGCCGTACCGAAAAACGCGCCATGCGGCAAGCCCGAGATGAAACGAGCAGCCAACAACATGGGGGAATTGAACGAAACCGCGCTCAACGTGTTGCCGACCAGTGCGATGATCATGAACAGAATAATGAGATTCTTCGGCGGTACCTTACGGCCGAACACCAGAATCAGCGTGCCCACGCACACGCCTATCGCATATGCGGAAATATAATGGCCTGCCGCAGGAATGCTGACCTGCATGGCGGCGGCTGTCTGAGGCAAAATGCCCATCATCACGAATTCGGCGGCACCAAGAATAAAGGCGCCGGAAGCCAAAGCCAGAATGCTTCTTTTCACAGTCTCTCCTCCATGAATGTGAAGCGTGTTGGTGTGCGCGCTTGTTTACGCGCTTGTGTATTACGTGTTTTTTGATTTTTCAGGTGGTTGCGTCTCGCATATGCTGTTTTGCACCGCTGATGCGCTGGAAATAAAAAAGGCGGAACCGAAGTTCCGCCTTGAGTTGTCGGGCTGGCGGGATTTGAACCCGCGGCCTCTTCGTCCCGAACGAAGCGCGCTACCAAGCTGCGCTACAGCCCGTTTGGCAACAGTTGGAAATATTACACGATTGCTTAGGTAATGCAAATACGGCGTGTCGCGTGTGGTGTAGTGGCTTCTCGGTACACTGTGGGCTTATGAGTGAGACCATCGAATCGCAAGAAAATCAGA
This window of the Bifidobacterium pseudocatenulatum DSM 20438 = JCM 1200 = LMG 10505 genome carries:
- a CDS encoding DUF4037 domain-containing protein, producing the protein MADSDVNLNMNNCDDGCATFDVQRFLRGLDAIFDAHKAPEQAEPYLQKARTEAEHSHNDAGLLTVLNETIGFYRSQGRHTDNLPIIRESLSIADHLHLQEIDPQAWATTLINVATGMRAAGRYEEAEQLYRQALDAATSVFSPTDRRLAALHNNMSMLYSETGRLNQAKRELEQALDLLEQSSPDASADIDVASTHTNLALLLLQMGRYWASDAIQHAQKALTIYRTGHLEHSAHYASALAGYAQACYMAGRLQDAVSGYEHALSVIEECYGRNTDYYHTTAANLEAAKQALHKRMPSSHKTQESQEYQESQESLKSQHSPKSSESQQSSEPHYMAESGASSIPAISHHISGLALSRAFWNDLGKPLLAGAYSAYQGRIAAGLVGYGSECFGFDDEFSRDHDFAPRFCLWLTDEDYDAIGEQLQADYDALSRDFTVDEQGKPHFAGQGSADSNALAASQSPLTPRAQGEFRRDGVFRIGDFFERITLFREAPVQNDYASWLSLDDATLATATNGQVFADPLGVFSKTRQGFKFMPEDVRLSLISRRLGMMAQAGQYNLPRMLQRGDGAAAMLSIHEFVNATASLVFLINEPVSVGYLPYYKWQFAAMRKLSHRMATRLACVCEQLEDILRLSSAACFGGAGFGEGGKGAKPAAEHIIATVERICSDVVDELLREGLTESHETFVEWQRPYVEDHIKSDASCLHSL
- a CDS encoding MFS transporter, yielding MKRSILALASGAFILGAAEFVMMGILPQTAAAMQVSIPAAGHYISAYAIGVCVGTLILVFGRKVPPKNLIILFMIIALVGNTLSAVSFNSPMLLAARFISGLPHGAFFGTATLIAKTLADKGKEAQSVSMMVTGQTVANMLGVPAGTLLSEMLSWRLAFAILAAWALMTMMLVIAWVPFVAPIKDAGIKGQFRFLTHAGPWFILMAVFCGNSGIFCWWSYVSPWLQKVGGWDSSLVPLLMVLAGFGMVIGGIAGGRLTDLWKPGATAGLSQAIATVGLLLVFFVPGNHVTTALLTFLIGFALFFNSSPQQLLMVQAGEGGGELIAGAAVQIAFNFGNAVGSIVGGAALTANTMNYHYTGLAGAPIALIAVIMLVTYSRRYETHTGATERMREVHV